In Myxococcota bacterium, a single window of DNA contains:
- a CDS encoding GFA family protein, with product MSYQGGCYCKEVRYEIEGEPAMKGQCFCRECQYATGGDSLLVMGVMDAAFKVTKGELKGFQRKDLDNGVVREFCPSCGTQVVSRPPGGMVMVKVGTLDDPAAFGGPQMAIYTCDKQPYHHVPTDIPTFEKLPG from the coding sequence ATGAGCTATCAGGGCGGCTGCTACTGCAAGGAAGTGCGCTACGAGATCGAGGGTGAGCCCGCGATGAAGGGCCAATGCTTCTGCCGGGAGTGTCAGTACGCCACCGGTGGAGATTCCCTGCTCGTGATGGGCGTGATGGACGCCGCCTTCAAGGTCACGAAGGGCGAACTCAAGGGTTTCCAGCGCAAGGACCTCGACAACGGTGTGGTCCGCGAGTTCTGCCCGAGCTGCGGCACCCAGGTGGTCAGTCGTCCGCCGGGCGGCATGGTGATGGTCAAGGTGGGAACGCTCGATGACCCGGCTGCTTTCGGTGGTCCCCAGATGGCGATCTACACCTGCGACAAGCAGCCCTACCACCACGTTCCCACGGACATCCCGACCTTCGAAAAGCTTCCGGGCTGA
- a CDS encoding Zn-dependent alcohol dehydrogenase: MKAAVMRVNNEPLSIEDLVVDEPAPGEVLVKTAASGICHSDLHMVEGGIPLPPPAILGHEPSGVVEAVGDGVTEVAVGDHVIGCLNRWCGICDFCTGGRPYLCLSTYAPTRGFEGKPRITTKEGEAVGQLGDLSSFAEKMLCPERSLVKIRDDMPLDRACLIGCGVTTGLGAALKTVNIPAGATVVIVGCGGVGLAALQGARIGGAGKIIAVDAQSWKFELAQSMGATECVDASEGDPVAAVQALTGGGADFVFECIGLVPTVQQAIGMTGRGGTTVLVGVVPITEMVPISAADLTLQEKNVTGSFMGSNQFRVDMPRYIDFYLDGRLKLDEMISSRIGLDDVNSALDAMRKGSAARQVIVFD, translated from the coding sequence ATGAAAGCCGCCGTCATGCGGGTCAACAACGAACCGCTCTCGATCGAAGATCTCGTCGTCGACGAGCCCGCGCCCGGCGAAGTGCTGGTGAAGACCGCTGCTTCGGGCATCTGCCACAGCGACCTCCACATGGTCGAGGGCGGCATTCCGCTGCCGCCCCCGGCGATCCTCGGCCACGAGCCGTCCGGGGTCGTCGAGGCGGTGGGCGACGGAGTCACCGAAGTGGCCGTGGGCGACCACGTGATCGGTTGTCTGAACCGCTGGTGTGGTATCTGCGACTTCTGCACCGGTGGCCGACCCTATCTCTGCTTGTCGACCTACGCGCCGACCCGCGGGTTCGAGGGCAAGCCGCGCATCACTACGAAGGAAGGCGAGGCCGTCGGTCAGCTCGGCGACCTCTCCTCGTTCGCCGAGAAGATGCTCTGCCCCGAGCGTTCCCTGGTGAAGATCCGCGATGACATGCCCCTCGACCGCGCCTGCCTGATCGGCTGCGGCGTCACCACGGGCCTGGGCGCGGCGCTCAAGACCGTGAACATCCCGGCCGGTGCCACGGTCGTGATCGTCGGCTGCGGCGGTGTCGGCCTGGCAGCGCTGCAGGGCGCGCGCATCGGCGGCGCGGGCAAGATCATCGCCGTCGACGCCCAGTCGTGGAAGTTCGAGTTGGCTCAGTCGATGGGCGCAACCGAGTGCGTGGATGCGAGCGAGGGCGATCCGGTCGCGGCCGTGCAGGCCCTCACCGGTGGCGGCGCCGACTTCGTGTTCGAGTGCATCGGCCTGGTGCCCACCGTCCAGCAGGCGATCGGCATGACCGGTCGCGGCGGCACCACGGTGCTCGTCGGTGTGGTGCCGATCACCGAGATGGTGCCGATCTCCGCCGCCGATCTGACCCTCCAGGAGAAGAACGTGACGGGTTCGTTCATGGGATCGAACCAGTTCCGCGTCGACATGCCGCGCTACATCGATTTCTATCTGGATGGGCGCCTGAAGCTCGACGAGATGATCTCTTCGCGCATCGGCCTCGACGATGTGAACTCGGCCCTCGACGCCATGCGCAAGGGTTCGGCCGCGCGTCAGGTCATCGTCTTCGACTGA
- a CDS encoding cytochrome P450: MAALSLDTLDIHSKDLYVERGYPWREWDLLRREAPVFWYEREGIAPFWAITRHADILTISKHAEVFVNSRRLRLQTIAEDELQFGSQRGRAEARGWDPDEPPDFIFMDDPRHRDFRLLSARRFTPAALRKLEVHFDALAQKFAGEFSGELEAAAAAGKTCDFVRGFAQKLPLSAIGEMMGLPTGDWMRLKTLTNVLIGAPEPEFFHDGEDRNLGVLRAFDEITEYMIDLVRDRRAKGPGGDDLSTLIVHSEIDGKPLTEQQLQGYLFVILAAGNETTQNALSGGVHALLEHPDQRALLCSDPRHVNGAAEEILRWTSPVVQFARTAVRDFELSGTTIRAGEDVGMWYPSANRDEAVFEDPYRFDITRQPNRHLAFGGFGAHFCLGANLARWELRAALRALIPLLPRFESAGPPERVPNLHVSAIHRMPVSAA; the protein is encoded by the coding sequence GTGGCCGCCCTTTCCCTCGACACTCTCGACATCCACAGCAAGGACCTCTACGTCGAACGCGGCTATCCGTGGCGGGAGTGGGACTTGCTGCGGCGCGAGGCGCCCGTGTTCTGGTACGAGCGCGAGGGCATCGCCCCGTTCTGGGCGATCACACGGCACGCGGACATCCTCACGATCTCGAAGCACGCCGAGGTGTTCGTCAACAGCCGACGCCTGCGCCTCCAGACGATCGCCGAGGACGAGCTCCAGTTCGGCTCTCAGCGGGGTCGCGCCGAGGCGCGGGGCTGGGATCCGGACGAGCCCCCCGACTTCATCTTCATGGACGACCCGCGCCACCGGGACTTTCGCCTGCTCTCGGCGCGTCGCTTCACGCCGGCTGCCCTGCGCAAGCTCGAGGTGCACTTCGATGCCCTCGCCCAGAAGTTCGCCGGGGAGTTCTCGGGCGAACTCGAAGCCGCCGCCGCCGCGGGGAAGACGTGCGACTTCGTGCGCGGTTTCGCCCAGAAGCTACCGCTGTCTGCGATCGGCGAGATGATGGGGCTCCCGACAGGCGATTGGATGCGCCTCAAGACCCTCACCAACGTCCTGATCGGCGCGCCGGAACCCGAGTTCTTTCACGACGGTGAGGATCGCAACCTCGGCGTCCTGCGCGCCTTCGACGAGATCACCGAGTACATGATCGATCTCGTGCGCGATCGGCGCGCGAAGGGACCGGGGGGCGACGACCTCTCGACCTTGATCGTTCATTCGGAGATCGATGGCAAACCGCTGACCGAGCAGCAGCTCCAGGGCTACCTGTTCGTGATTCTCGCCGCGGGCAACGAGACCACCCAGAACGCCCTGAGTGGCGGCGTCCACGCGCTGCTCGAGCACCCGGACCAGCGGGCCCTTCTGTGCAGCGACCCTCGACACGTCAACGGCGCCGCCGAAGAGATCCTGCGTTGGACCTCGCCCGTCGTGCAGTTCGCGCGCACCGCCGTGCGCGACTTCGAGCTCTCGGGCACCACGATCCGCGCCGGCGAGGACGTGGGCATGTGGTACCCCTCGGCGAACCGCGACGAGGCGGTCTTCGAAGACCCCTACCGCTTCGACATCACGCGGCAGCCGAACCGCCACCTCGCGTTCGGCGGCTTCGGAGCCCACTTCTGTCTCGGGGCGAACCTCGCGCGATGGGAGCTGCGCGCCGCCCTGCGCGCGCTGATACCGCTGCTGCCGCGATTCGAGAGCGCCGGCCCCCCCGAGCGGGTGCCGAACCTCCACGTCTCCGCGATCCACCGGATGCCGGTAAGCGCGGCGTAG
- a CDS encoding potassium channel family protein: protein MAQPDDTASRVADFALMALVALNVIAVVMESVDAAMERYALVFFVFELLSVSVFSAEYLLRIWSVADSRNPRFAHLSPNQRRLRWAFSPLALADLLAILPFYLQAFVAIDLRFLRTLRLLRVLKLTRYSPAMGMILDVLRHERHSFSTAFFLMCTLLILVAAGIHLAEHQAQPEAFGSIPAAMWWSVVTLTTVGYGDVTPVTTLGKIFAASVSIVGVCLVALPTSIMASGFANAHRRRQERLESHADIAVADGYLSPEESRDFMDLAERLGVEPDSAITMVEAAWQRRETRSLPDACPHCGKRPGE, encoded by the coding sequence GTGGCGCAGCCCGACGACACGGCAAGCCGTGTGGCCGACTTCGCGCTGATGGCGCTGGTCGCGCTCAACGTCATCGCGGTCGTGATGGAGTCGGTGGATGCGGCGATGGAGCGCTATGCGCTCGTCTTCTTCGTCTTCGAGCTGTTGAGCGTTTCGGTCTTCAGCGCCGAGTACCTCTTGCGCATCTGGAGCGTCGCGGACTCGCGCAACCCGCGCTTCGCGCACCTGAGCCCGAACCAGCGGCGGCTCCGCTGGGCGTTCTCACCGCTGGCCCTGGCGGACCTGCTGGCGATCCTGCCCTTCTACCTCCAGGCCTTCGTCGCGATCGACCTGCGCTTCCTGCGCACCCTGCGCCTGCTGCGGGTGCTGAAGCTCACGCGCTACTCGCCGGCCATGGGCATGATCCTCGACGTGCTCCGGCACGAGCGGCACTCGTTCAGTACCGCTTTCTTCCTCATGTGCACGCTGCTGATCCTGGTGGCGGCCGGAATCCATCTCGCCGAGCACCAGGCCCAGCCCGAGGCCTTCGGGTCGATTCCCGCCGCGATGTGGTGGTCCGTCGTCACGCTGACGACGGTGGGCTACGGCGACGTCACGCCGGTCACGACGCTGGGGAAGATCTTCGCCGCGTCGGTGTCGATCGTCGGCGTCTGCCTCGTCGCCCTGCCCACCAGTATCATGGCCTCGGGCTTCGCCAACGCGCATCGGAGACGCCAGGAACGCCTCGAGAGCCACGCCGACATCGCGGTGGCCGATGGCTACCTGAGCCCCGAAGAGTCCCGCGACTTCATGGACCTCGCCGAGCGGTTGGGAGTCGAGCCGGACTCGGCGATCACGATGGTCGAGGCCGCCTGGCAGCGTCGCGAGACGCGAAGCCTCCCCGACGCCTGCCCCCATTGCGGGAAACGCCCCGGCGAGTAG
- a CDS encoding DUF1214 domain-containing protein yields MFRSLAFALALCCALPLTAEEDPARFEQLESVQAFDGLMRTVAELRATVLADARTEREVAEGMRFILRTLAMSQDVSGDGFPQAPHFARMDTRRRKIGGDNPDAEYDNVVWNGNFDYKITGHRGGVDHLSFQFLSVQPGGRQKSIGYLNERTIATDEEGRFTIWLTREKPEGAENWIPGGPEAGAGTLLVRQYLGSRDEPLAEYDIEVVGRAPFAPLPPSTDQEIARAIQFTGHALKGIGLLHRYVSPALGEDPNGFKLRNSDDFGADISSSDNLYVIGTYDFGPDEALLIEVEPLADTRFWNLAIENPWHESVDYRKRKTSRTHEDVVVDADGKVRFLLAHARSDHPNYLETAGHQRGFMTFRWVGERDAQPPLPTVERLSIADAIERGKKLQNAR; encoded by the coding sequence ATGTTCCGTTCGCTCGCGTTCGCCCTGGCGCTCTGCTGTGCGCTTCCCCTGACTGCCGAAGAGGACCCCGCGCGCTTCGAGCAGCTCGAAAGCGTGCAGGCCTTCGACGGCCTGATGCGCACCGTCGCGGAGCTGCGCGCGACCGTCCTCGCCGATGCGCGGACCGAACGGGAAGTGGCCGAGGGCATGCGCTTCATCCTGCGAACCCTCGCCATGTCCCAGGACGTCAGCGGCGACGGATTCCCGCAGGCGCCCCACTTCGCGCGAATGGATACCCGCCGCCGCAAGATCGGCGGGGACAACCCGGATGCCGAGTACGACAACGTCGTGTGGAACGGGAACTTCGACTACAAGATCACGGGGCACCGGGGTGGCGTCGACCACCTCTCGTTCCAGTTCCTGTCGGTGCAGCCCGGCGGGCGCCAGAAGTCGATCGGGTACCTGAACGAGCGCACCATCGCGACCGACGAAGAGGGGCGCTTCACGATCTGGCTGACCCGAGAGAAGCCCGAGGGCGCCGAGAACTGGATCCCGGGTGGGCCCGAGGCCGGCGCAGGTACCCTGCTGGTGCGGCAGTACCTCGGTTCGCGCGACGAGCCGCTCGCGGAGTACGACATCGAGGTGGTGGGGCGTGCTCCCTTCGCCCCCCTGCCGCCGTCCACGGACCAGGAGATCGCGCGCGCGATTCAGTTCACGGGGCATGCGCTGAAGGGGATCGGACTCCTTCACCGATACGTCTCGCCTGCGCTCGGAGAAGATCCGAACGGCTTCAAGCTCCGCAACAGTGACGACTTCGGCGCCGACATCAGCAGCTCGGACAACCTCTACGTGATCGGCACCTACGACTTCGGTCCGGACGAAGCGCTGCTGATCGAAGTCGAGCCGCTCGCAGACACGCGGTTCTGGAACCTCGCGATCGAGAACCCCTGGCACGAGTCGGTCGACTACCGCAAGCGCAAGACCTCGCGCACCCACGAGGACGTCGTGGTAGACGCGGATGGGAAGGTTCGCTTCCTCCTGGCGCACGCGCGCAGCGACCACCCGAACTACCTCGAGACCGCCGGGCACCAGCGCGGCTTCATGACCTTCCGCTGGGTTGGCGAGCGCGACGCGCAGCCGCCGCTCCCGACGGTGGAGCGGCTGTCCATCGCCGACGCGATCGAGCGAGGAAAGAAGCTTCAGAACGCACGCTGA
- a CDS encoding sulfotransferase, which translates to MSALSLDPAGLLDEARRVTGLDDFGDPAFREPFERTCHALANEAKLNEVGLGAQRQRLIDALAARALAEHWFRTHPEILEEPIDDPLVIVGLPRTGTTMLHRVIAADPSFDAALWYETRFPSPPRGWDWKSPDPRVEQGRAEVAQTLEFVPALASVHPWDACKPDEEIMLMEPSFLMPMAEAYADVPEFGAWRREQDPTPAYVYLKRILQLLQWQHRRMGRAKDRWVLKAPIHMGHMPQLFETFPGVSVVQTHRDPIESVPSICSMTHYIWQLGCDDPDPIAAGEQWSRIFLDGILACMEFRDRGHDDRFLDIQFLDTVRDPLGVVARIYAFLDKPLTEFATDQMRQWTEDNAREKRPPHEYTLEKFGLSEAGIERDFGGYRARYVEGR; encoded by the coding sequence ATGAGCGCGCTTTCCCTCGACCCGGCCGGACTCCTCGACGAGGCGCGGCGTGTCACGGGCCTCGACGACTTCGGGGACCCGGCGTTTCGCGAACCCTTCGAACGCACCTGCCACGCACTCGCGAACGAGGCGAAGCTCAACGAGGTGGGCCTCGGCGCCCAGCGCCAACGCCTGATCGACGCCCTCGCCGCACGCGCGCTCGCCGAGCATTGGTTTCGGACCCACCCGGAGATCCTCGAAGAGCCCATCGACGATCCGCTCGTGATCGTGGGGTTGCCGCGCACGGGCACGACGATGCTGCACCGCGTGATCGCGGCCGACCCGAGCTTCGACGCCGCGCTCTGGTACGAGACCCGCTTTCCCTCTCCTCCCCGCGGCTGGGACTGGAAATCGCCCGACCCGCGCGTCGAACAAGGACGCGCAGAAGTCGCACAGACCCTCGAGTTCGTACCCGCGCTCGCGTCGGTTCATCCTTGGGATGCCTGTAAGCCCGACGAAGAGATCATGCTGATGGAACCCTCGTTCCTGATGCCGATGGCCGAGGCCTACGCGGACGTGCCCGAGTTCGGAGCCTGGAGACGCGAGCAGGATCCCACGCCGGCCTACGTCTACCTGAAGCGAATCCTGCAGCTGTTGCAGTGGCAGCACCGACGGATGGGGCGTGCCAAGGACCGCTGGGTGCTCAAGGCGCCCATCCACATGGGCCACATGCCCCAGCTCTTCGAGACCTTTCCCGGCGTCTCGGTGGTGCAAACCCACCGCGACCCGATCGAATCCGTACCTTCGATCTGCAGCATGACCCACTACATCTGGCAACTCGGATGCGACGATCCCGACCCGATCGCGGCCGGCGAGCAGTGGTCGCGCATCTTCCTCGACGGGATTCTCGCCTGCATGGAGTTCCGCGATCGCGGCCACGACGATCGCTTTCTCGACATCCAGTTCCTCGACACGGTCCGCGATCCGCTCGGCGTGGTAGCGCGCATCTACGCATTCCTGGACAAGCCGCTGACCGAGTTCGCGACCGATCAGATGCGACAATGGACCGAGGACAACGCGCGCGAGAAGCGCCCGCCCCACGAGTACACCCTCGAGAAGTTCGGGCTCAGCGAGGCCGGCATCGAGCGCGACTTCGGCGGCTACCGAGCGCGCTACGTCGAGGGACGCTGA
- a CDS encoding NAD(P)-dependent oxidoreductase: MGLEGQKILVTGPAGQIAFPLSRSLAEKNEVWGIARFSDARTRERCDQVGITTRAVDLAEPDWQDLPDDFDYVLHLAAAILPGDDFDAALRINAEGTGHVMARFANAKACLMMSTCGVYASPADGDAPVVESAALGGSHQPYAPTYCISKIGQEAVARFAARNHALPTTIARMNAAYGDNGGLPAMLAHQVIAEQPIPLLPGHSTCSPIHEDDIARHVPGLLAAASVPATIVNWGGDEPVPLREMCEYIAEQVGKTARCIESPDGIHQYRLDPTLRTKLAGPCEVPWREGVRRMLEARHPEALV; this comes from the coding sequence ATGGGACTCGAAGGGCAGAAGATCCTCGTGACGGGGCCGGCAGGGCAGATCGCGTTCCCCCTGTCTCGAAGCCTGGCGGAGAAGAACGAGGTGTGGGGGATCGCCCGCTTCAGCGACGCGCGCACGCGCGAGCGATGTGATCAGGTTGGCATCACCACCCGCGCGGTCGACCTGGCGGAGCCCGATTGGCAGGACCTGCCCGACGACTTCGACTACGTCCTGCATCTCGCGGCCGCGATCCTGCCCGGAGACGACTTCGATGCGGCGCTTCGCATCAACGCCGAGGGAACGGGACACGTGATGGCCCGCTTCGCGAATGCGAAAGCGTGCCTGATGATGTCGACCTGCGGCGTCTACGCGTCACCCGCGGACGGTGACGCGCCGGTAGTCGAGTCGGCAGCGCTGGGCGGGAGTCATCAGCCCTACGCCCCGACCTACTGCATCTCGAAGATCGGCCAGGAGGCGGTGGCCCGCTTCGCCGCGCGCAACCACGCGCTCCCCACGACGATCGCCCGCATGAACGCGGCCTATGGGGACAACGGGGGCCTGCCCGCGATGCTGGCGCATCAGGTGATCGCGGAGCAGCCGATCCCGCTGCTGCCCGGGCATTCCACCTGTTCGCCGATCCACGAGGACGACATCGCGCGCCACGTGCCGGGGCTGCTCGCGGCCGCGTCGGTTCCGGCGACGATCGTGAACTGGGGCGGCGACGAACCCGTGCCGTTGCGCGAGATGTGCGAGTACATCGCCGAGCAGGTCGGGAAGACCGCCCGCTGCATCGAGTCGCCGGATGGCATCCACCAGTACCGGCTCGATCCCACGCTGCGGACGAAGCTCGCCGGGCCCTGCGAAGTCCCGTGGCGGGAAGGCGTGCGCCGCATGCTCGAGGCCCGCCACCCCGAGGCGCTGGTCTAG
- a CDS encoding NAD(P)/FAD-dependent oxidoreductase: protein MSDHASLRIAIIGAGPAGLAAGHELLAQGFTNFTLYEATDAVGGTWHIHTYPGLACDVWAHSYTFSYRPNPDWSASFVEQPEIEAYLQQCAREFGLEPHVRLNTRIAACRYQSNGHWELESEAGERFEADVVINAMGNQHTPLYPDVPGRESFEGDQFHGTRWNHDVPIDGKRIVVVGSAASAVQIVPEIAKQAGHLTVLQRTANWIMPRGRKPYSENQRKWFRRAPVLMRLTQRFQRFLMSFVHDAATLGHKRMEDFEKRAQGFIDKAIEDPELRRALTPDSRYACKRGLVSDDFYPALTQDHVELVPEGLAAVRPTGITTQSGREIDADVIIYCTGYRILDFDRIAVEGRDGASLAGVMEKAPEAHKGIAAPGFPNYFFAVGPNGLVLDVPYFVTVERNIQSIVELLRQKQANGARAISVKPDVHRAYNDWLLERFPRYSWGNASCNSYYRNAEGRAPFLFPGKFAEYAELHEAVGLHEYDAH, encoded by the coding sequence TTGTCCGATCACGCGTCGCTCCGTATCGCCATCATCGGAGCCGGCCCCGCTGGGCTGGCCGCCGGTCACGAGCTGCTGGCTCAGGGCTTCACGAACTTCACGCTCTACGAGGCCACCGACGCCGTCGGCGGCACCTGGCACATCCACACCTACCCCGGCCTGGCGTGCGACGTCTGGGCCCACTCCTACACCTTCTCCTACCGGCCGAACCCGGACTGGAGCGCGAGCTTCGTGGAGCAGCCCGAGATCGAGGCCTACCTCCAGCAGTGTGCGCGTGAGTTCGGGCTCGAGCCCCATGTCCGGTTGAACACCCGCATCGCGGCGTGTCGCTACCAGTCGAACGGCCACTGGGAACTCGAGAGCGAGGCCGGGGAGCGTTTCGAAGCCGACGTCGTGATCAATGCGATGGGCAATCAGCACACACCGCTCTACCCCGACGTGCCCGGCCGCGAGAGCTTCGAAGGGGATCAGTTCCACGGCACCCGCTGGAACCACGACGTCCCCATCGACGGCAAGCGCATCGTGGTCGTCGGGTCTGCGGCCAGCGCCGTCCAGATCGTCCCCGAGATCGCGAAGCAGGCGGGACACCTGACCGTGCTCCAGCGGACGGCGAACTGGATCATGCCTCGCGGCCGCAAGCCCTACTCGGAGAACCAGCGGAAGTGGTTCCGGCGGGCGCCGGTGCTGATGCGTCTCACCCAGCGCTTCCAGCGCTTCCTGATGAGCTTCGTGCACGATGCCGCCACGCTCGGCCACAAGCGGATGGAAGACTTCGAGAAGCGCGCGCAGGGCTTCATCGACAAGGCCATCGAAGATCCGGAGCTGCGTCGCGCCCTCACCCCCGACAGCCGCTACGCCTGCAAGCGCGGATTGGTGTCCGACGACTTCTATCCGGCCCTCACCCAGGATCACGTGGAGCTGGTGCCCGAAGGGTTGGCCGCCGTCCGACCGACGGGCATCACGACCCAGAGCGGCCGCGAGATCGATGCCGACGTGATCATCTACTGCACCGGCTACCGCATCCTCGACTTCGATCGCATCGCGGTCGAGGGTCGGGACGGCGCGAGCCTCGCGGGCGTGATGGAGAAGGCGCCGGAAGCCCACAAGGGCATCGCCGCGCCGGGCTTCCCGAACTACTTCTTCGCCGTCGGCCCGAACGGGCTGGTACTCGACGTCCCGTACTTCGTGACCGTCGAGCGCAACATCCAGAGCATCGTCGAGCTGCTCCGCCAGAAGCAGGCGAACGGCGCCCGCGCGATCTCGGTGAAGCCCGACGTGCACCGCGCCTACAACGATTGGCTGCTCGAGCGCTTCCCCCGGTACTCCTGGGGCAACGCGAGCTGCAACAGCTACTACCGCAACGCTGAAGGGCGGGCGCCCTTCCTGTTCCCCGGGAAGTTCGCCGAGTACGCCGAGCTCCACGAGGCGGTGGGCCTCCACGAATACGACGCTCACTGA
- a CDS encoding amidohydrolase family protein: MLDFDLIIRNAMIVDGSGAPPFEGELAAKDGRIAAVGPRGSVTGTAAREIDAEGRTLTPGFVDVHTHYDAQITWDPNLLPSGYHGVTTAVVGNCGVGFAPAHPDKHDWLIQLMEGVEDIPGAALSEGIEWEWETFPEYLDALERTPMAMDVATQVPHSAVRAYVMGERGAKNEPATPEDITAMARIVKEGVAAGALGFSTSRTIAHRALDGEPVPGTFAAEDELFGIGKVLGELGTGIFEVAGAGAAGEDIAAPKKEVDWMRRLSAHIQRPVTFAMLQVDSAPNLWRELLDLSVEAAGEGAEIYPQVAGRPFGMLMGLQTERHALAAKPSYMAIAHLPFEERVAKLRDPEVKAKILGEDIVGEPGFHMIWEQYASLFPLGNPLDYEPSPDQSIEARAKREGRDPAELLYDLMLEDDGRAIFLVPILNYSDRNCDHIYEMMHHPRAVLGLGDGGAHCALICDASIPTFMLSHWVRDRTRGERVPVEFAIRRMTRDTAELYGLQDRGLLAPGMKADLNLIDLDVVDLELPEAVADLPAGGRRLMQRARGYVATFVSGVEVMRDGEPTGATPGQLIRGAQGAPA; encoded by the coding sequence ATGCTCGACTTCGACCTCATCATCCGCAACGCCATGATCGTCGACGGCAGCGGGGCGCCGCCCTTCGAGGGCGAACTCGCCGCCAAGGATGGCCGCATCGCCGCGGTGGGCCCGCGCGGCAGCGTGACGGGAACCGCCGCACGCGAGATCGACGCCGAGGGCCGAACGCTCACGCCGGGCTTCGTCGATGTCCACACCCACTACGACGCCCAGATCACCTGGGATCCGAATCTCCTCCCGTCGGGCTACCACGGCGTCACCACTGCGGTGGTCGGCAACTGCGGCGTCGGCTTCGCGCCCGCGCATCCCGACAAGCACGATTGGTTGATCCAGCTGATGGAAGGCGTCGAGGACATCCCGGGCGCCGCCCTCTCCGAGGGCATCGAGTGGGAGTGGGAGACCTTCCCCGAGTACCTGGACGCGCTCGAGCGCACACCGATGGCGATGGACGTCGCCACCCAGGTGCCCCACAGCGCAGTGCGCGCCTACGTGATGGGCGAGCGCGGCGCGAAGAACGAACCGGCCACGCCCGAAGACATCACCGCGATGGCGCGCATCGTGAAGGAAGGCGTCGCCGCCGGCGCGCTCGGCTTCTCGACGTCGCGCACGATCGCCCACCGGGCCCTCGACGGGGAGCCGGTACCGGGCACCTTCGCGGCCGAGGACGAGCTCTTCGGCATCGGAAAGGTGCTGGGCGAACTGGGCACGGGCATCTTCGAAGTGGCGGGCGCGGGCGCGGCGGGCGAGGACATCGCCGCTCCGAAGAAGGAAGTCGACTGGATGCGGCGGCTGTCGGCCCACATTCAGCGGCCGGTGACCTTCGCGATGCTCCAGGTGGATTCGGCTCCGAACCTCTGGCGCGAGCTGCTCGATCTCTCGGTCGAAGCCGCTGGAGAAGGGGCGGAGATCTATCCCCAGGTCGCAGGGCGTCCCTTCGGAATGCTGATGGGGCTGCAAACCGAGCGACACGCCCTCGCGGCGAAGCCCAGCTACATGGCGATCGCGCACCTGCCCTTCGAAGAGCGGGTGGCGAAGCTGCGCGACCCCGAGGTGAAGGCGAAGATCCTGGGCGAGGACATCGTCGGCGAGCCCGGCTTCCACATGATCTGGGAGCAGTACGCCTCGCTCTTCCCGCTGGGCAACCCACTCGACTACGAGCCGTCCCCGGACCAGAGCATCGAAGCCCGGGCGAAGCGCGAAGGACGCGACCCGGCCGAGCTCCTCTACGACCTGATGCTCGAGGACGATGGCCGCGCGATCTTCCTGGTGCCGATCCTCAACTACAGCGATCGCAACTGCGATCACATCTACGAGATGATGCACCACCCCCGGGCCGTGCTCGGGTTGGGAGATGGCGGCGCGCACTGTGCGCTGATCTGCGACGCCAGCATCCCCACGTTCATGCTGAGCCACTGGGTGCGCGACCGGACGCGCGGCGAGCGTGTCCCGGTGGAGTTCGCGATCCGTCGCATGACCCGCGACACCGCCGAGCTCTACGGCTTGCAGGACCGCGGGCTTCTCGCGCCCGGCATGAAGGCCGACCTGAACCTGATCGACCTGGACGTGGTCGATCTCGAACTGCCCGAGGCCGTGGCCGACCTGCCCGCCGGCGGTCGTCGCCTGATGCAGCGCGCGCGCGGCTACGTCGCCACATTCGTCTCCGGCGTCGAGGTGATGCGCGACGGCGAGCCGACGGGCGCTACGCCGGGGCAGCTGATCCGCGGCGCCCAGGGCGCGCCGGCCTAG
- a CDS encoding MarR family winged helix-turn-helix transcriptional regulator, whose product MPAPDFAQQLQQDLDDIEHGVAAAAPGSDSRLIALSSRLAAVAGLHRGLLEDALAELDMTQVEEQVIGILRGGVADTPGELARLMWQTRAGMTRTLDRLERRGLVRRDADPEDGRRVRIRLTAKGDRTAERRHELEAEALESAFGDAEKAELERLRRALDRVIERLAAARSAHANWTP is encoded by the coding sequence TTGCCCGCCCCCGACTTCGCCCAACAGCTCCAGCAGGACCTCGACGACATCGAGCACGGTGTCGCGGCGGCAGCCCCGGGCAGTGACAGCCGGTTGATCGCCCTCAGCAGTCGGCTCGCAGCCGTCGCGGGCCTGCACCGCGGGCTCCTCGAAGACGCCCTCGCCGAACTCGACATGACCCAGGTCGAGGAACAGGTGATCGGAATTCTGCGCGGTGGCGTCGCCGATACCCCCGGCGAGCTCGCCCGTCTCATGTGGCAGACCCGGGCCGGCATGACCCGCACCCTCGATCGACTCGAGCGTCGCGGGCTGGTGCGACGCGACGCCGACCCGGAGGATGGCCGCCGCGTCCGGATCCGACTCACCGCCAAGGGAGATCGCACCGCTGAGCGTCGACACGAGCTCGAAGCGGAAGCCCTCGAGAGTGCCTTCGGCGATGCGGAGAAGGCCGAGCTCGAGCGTCTCCGCCGCGCCCTCGACCGCGTGATCGAGCGCCTGGCCGCCGCGCGCTCGGCCCACGCGAACTGGACCCCCTGA